Part of the Deltaproteobacteria bacterium genome, ATTTCAGAAAGGTTATGTCTTGAAGGATCGTCTCTTGCGGCCGTCCCTGGTAAAGGTGTCGAAGAAAAGTCCCGATAAGGCGGACGTGGGCGCTGCGGAAGAATAGAGATGGGCTGAAAAGCGGATGTCCGCGCGCAACTCCTATAAGGAGAAAATCACTATGGGTAAAGTCATCGGTGTGGATTTGGGGACCACGAATTCCTGTGTCGCTGTTCTGGAGGGGAGAGAACCGAAGGTGATTGAGAGCGCGGAGGGGAACCGTACCACACCTTCCATGGTTGCCTTTACGGAAAGCGGAGAACGACTGGTCGGACAGGTGGCCAAACGGCAGGCGGTGACCAATCCGGAAAACACCGTCTTTTCGGTCAAGCGGTTTATCGGGCGGAAGCATCTTTCCATGGAGGTTCAGAAGGCGGCCGAGGATCTTCCCTTTCAGCTCAAAGAGGCGCCCAATGGCGATGTCCAGGTCAGCATCCGGGGGAAGGAGTACAGCCCCCCCGAAATTTCCGCCATGGTTTTGCAGAAGCTGAAACAGACGGCTGAGGACTATTTCGGTGAACCGATCTCCGAAGCGGTGATTACCGTTCCGGCCTATTTTAATGACAGTCAACGTCAGGCCACCAAAGATGCCGGCCGGATTGCGGGTCTCGATGTCCTGCGGATTATTAATGAACCGACGGCGGCCTCCCTGGCCTACGGCCTGGAGAAAAAACGGGATGAATTAGTTGCCGTCTATGATCTTGGCGGGGGCACTTTTGATATCTCCATCCTGGAGATCGGGGAGGGGGTCATCGAGGTCAAGGCGACCAATGGGGATACCTATCTCGGAGGAGAGGATTTTGATCTGCGTGTGATTGATTATCTCGCTGCGGAATTCAAGAAAGATCAGGGAATTGACCTTCGACGTGACAAAATGGCGTTACAACGCCTGAAGGAGGGAGCGGAAAAGGCCAAGATCGAACTCTCCGCAACCACAGAGACGGAAATCAATCTTCCTTTTATTACGGCCGACGCAACCGGTCCGAAACATCTGAATATCAAGCTCACCCGGGCGAAATTGGAAGACCTGGTTCGGGATTTTGTGGAGCGCACCGTTGCACCCTGCAAGCAGGCCATGGAAGATGCGGGGGTTGAGCCTGAGGAGATTGATGAGGTCATTCTGGTG contains:
- the dnaK gene encoding molecular chaperone DnaK encodes the protein MGKVIGVDLGTTNSCVAVLEGREPKVIESAEGNRTTPSMVAFTESGERLVGQVAKRQAVTNPENTVFSVKRFIGRKHLSMEVQKAAEDLPFQLKEAPNGDVQVSIRGKEYSPPEISAMVLQKLKQTAEDYFGEPISEAVITVPAYFNDSQRQATKDAGRIAGLDVLRIINEPTAASLAYGLEKKRDELVAVYDLGGGTFDISILEIGEGVIEVKATNGDTYLGGEDFDLRVIDYLAAEFKKDQGIDLRRDKMALQRLKEGAEKAKIELSATTETEINLPFITADATGPKHLNIKLTRAKLEDLVRDFVERTVAPCKQAMEDAGVEPEEIDEVILVGGQIRMPLVQVTVERIFGKKPLKGVNPDEVVAAGAAIQGGVLKGDVEDMLLLDVTPLSLGIETVGGVFTKLIGRNTTIPTKKSQVFSTASDNQPAVSVHVLQGERDMAEDNKSLGRFELVGIPPAPRGVPQIEVTFDIDANGIVHVSAKDKGTGKEQSIKLTASSGLSEEEIRKLIRDAEAHQQEDARRKELADTRHACESLIYNTERSLREYYDKIDPDDRSSIEESLAKAKEVVQGDDAVLIRKATDGLSKSSYKFVEQIYRNPSVSEGPDLQDHPSDETVTS